The segment GAGCGCCTGGTTCAGGCTGAAAAGGATAAGGTGGCATATTTGGAGAAGTTGTTAAAAAAATAATTAAATCTTTGGAATTAATCCCGCCTTCCGAGCGGGATATTTTTTACATAAGAAATCTTCGAGGGAAATGAATTAATAATATCATGAATAAAATAGAAAAATTAGAAAAAAAACTACAACAAACAAGAAATAGTCTCAATACTGATCGACTTGATATGTCATTCGGTGAAATTATGAGTATGTATGAAAGGGATGAAATTATTATTGATCCAGACTTTCAGAGATTATTTCGATGGGATACATATCAAAAAACAAGGTTTCTTGAGTCTATCTTAATTGGTATTCCTGTTCCTCCTATTTTTGTTGCAGAAGACGAAAATGGTAGATGGGAACTTGTAGACGGTCTTCAAAGGATTTCGACTGTCTTTTCTTTTTTCGGAATTCTAAAAAATACCCAGGACAAAAATAATTGGGTAATGTGTAAAGGTGATTTAACTGAAGAACTAGAAAATCTTGCTTCAAAAGACCTGCCCTTAAAATTTCAGTTAAACATTAAACGAGCAACATGTCGAATTGAAATCATCAAATGGAATAGTGGTTTTGACATGAGGTATGAATTGTTCAACAGATTAAATACGGGAGGTTCTGAGTTGACGGATCAAGAGATAAGGAACGCTATATTTAGAGGGGTATCAAAGGAGTTCAATATATTTCTCCGGAATTGTGCTGAGCATGATAAGTTTGTACAACTTATTCAGCCCACAGAGAGGCAACTTGAACAACTTTATATGGACGAATTAGTTTTGCGTTTTTGTGCTTTAACAGATGGACAAGATGAACTCTCAGAAAACATATCACAACACATGACTAATTATATGAAAAAAACAGTTGCAGATGCTGATAGGATTCCAAAGCTTAAGGAGAAATTTGAAAACATGGTAGCCTTACTTCATCCGGTCGGAAAGGAAGTATTTAGGGGTGCAAATAATGTTTTTTCAACAAGTTTATATGACTGTGTCGCCATTGGCATAACAAAATATTATGATAAGTACAA is part of the Antarcticibacterium sp. 1MA-6-2 genome and harbors:
- a CDS encoding DUF262 domain-containing protein, whose product is MNKIEKLEKKLQQTRNSLNTDRLDMSFGEIMSMYERDEIIIDPDFQRLFRWDTYQKTRFLESILIGIPVPPIFVAEDENGRWELVDGLQRISTVFSFFGILKNTQDKNNWVMCKGDLTEELENLASKDLPLKFQLNIKRATCRIEIIKWNSGFDMRYELFNRLNTGGSELTDQEIRNAIFRGVSKEFNIFLRNCAEHDKFVQLIQPTERQLEQLYMDELVLRFCALTDGQDELSENISQHMTNYMKKTVADADRIPKLKEKFENMVALLHPVGKEVFRGANNVFSTSLYDCVAIGITKYYDKYKGVRTDELIDKVNQLKESDSFRKASGSASASKSRILKRIEVADEIFG